CGCTGCTTCTGGCCGCCGGAGAGCGTCGCCGGATATTGGTCGGCCTTCTCAGCAAGGCCGACCTTGGCGAGTTGCGCGCGCGCGAGCTTCTCGGCATCCGCTTTGGCCATGCGCCGTACCGTGACCGGCCCTTCCATGACGTTCTGCAGCGTCGTCATGTGCGGGAACAGGTTGAAGTGCTGGAATACCATGCCGGTGGTGGCGCGGAATTTTGCCAGCGTCTTCACATCCGGAAGCTTTGTGCCATCGCCGAAAGCAAAGCGGGTGTCGCCGACGCGGACGCTGCCGCCGTCGGGGACGACCAGCAGGTTGATGCAGCGGAGCAGGGTGGACTTGCCCGAGCCTGACGGGCCGATCAGCGCGACGACGCCACCCTTGGCGACGTCGAGATTGATGTTCTTCAGGACCTCGTTGCTGCCAAAACTCTTGCGAAGGCTGCGAATCTCGATTTTCGGCGTCTCACTCATTCGCTCACCGCCAGTCGCTTCTCGCCGCGCCGGACGAGGATGGTGAGTGGGATCAGGATCGCCGCATAGGCTACCGCGACCGCGGTGTAGGTTTCCAGCGGCCGGTAGCTGTCATGGGCGGCGACCTGGCTCTGATAGACGAGGTCGGGCACCGCCAGCACAGAGACCAGCGAGGTGTTCTTGAACTGGATGATCGACTGGTTCATCAGCGCCGGGATCATGCGCTTGATCGCCTGCGGCAGCACGATGCGCCGCATGGTCTGGATCGGCGTCATGCCGAGCGCGGCGCCGGCTTCGGACTGGCCGCGGTCGATCGAGATGATGCCGCCACGGATGATCTCGGAATAGAACGAGCCGCCATAGAGCGAGAGCGCCAGCGCCGAGGCTGTGATCGGCGTCATCTCGACACCGGCGAGGATCGGCAGCGCGTAATAGAACCAGATCAGCTGCACCAGAATCGGCGTGCAGCGGAACGCCTCGATGAAGGCGAGCGCGGCAAGGCGCAATGCCCGAAAGCGCGACAGGCTGCCGAACGCACCCAGCAGGCCGAACAGCAGCCCGCACACCACGATGACCACAGTGAAGCCGACGGTGACGCCGAGCCCGTTGAGAAAGAGCCAGCGATAGCTCCAGAGGATGCCGAAGTCCCACTGATACATGCGTATTAACTCGTACCCGATGTCAGCTCGGAAACTCGCCGTCATGCCCGGGCTTGTCCCGGGCATCCACGTTCTCTGTGCCGCGGGGAAGACGTGGATGGCCGGGACAAGCCCGGCCATGACGGTGCGGATGCTTCAGGCGCTCAATACATCTTACAACGACACGCCCGGCGGAATGTCCGCCTCCGTCACGCCCACCAGCTCCATGTTGGTGATGATCGCGTTGCGGATGAAGCCGAGGCCCTTGTTGAAGTCGATCCAGGTGTTGACATAGTCGCGCCAGGTCTTGTCGGCCTCGCGGCGGAAGCCGGCATTCGACGTGGTGGCGAAGATCGGCGTCGGCAGCACGAGCTGGCCGAGCGATGGGTTCTTCTTCAGCACGGTCAGCGACAGCATGGTGATCAGGCATTGCGCGTCGACACGGCCGGTCTGCAGCGCGGCGGTGGCCTCGTCGGCGGTCTTCAGCCGCGTGATTTGCGCCTTCGGTGTCAGGCGGCTGACGACCTGGTCGTGCGAGGAGCCCTGGTCGACCGCGATCTTGATGTCGGGCGAGTTCAGCTCGGCCCAGCTCTTCGGCTTGAAGTCCTTCTTGCAGAGGATCGCGAAGGCGTTGTTGAAGACCGGCACCGAGAAGTCGACCACCAGCGCACGCTTCGGGGTCGGGTTGAGGCCGAAGAAGATGTCGATCTTGTTGGCCTGCAGATCGAGCACCGAATTGCCCCAGGTGGTCTCGGTGATCTCGAGCTCGGCCTCCATGTCGTCGGCGAGCCCCTTGGCGATGTCGATGTAGAAGCCCTTCCACTGTCCGGAGGAGAGGTCCTTCATGTAATACGGCGCGCCGCCGCCGACGGCGCCGATCCGCATCTTCTTGGTCCGGCGGATGCGGGCGAAGGTCGATTCGTTCGGATCGGCCGTCTGCGCCACCGCCGGGGCGGCCAGTGTGCCCGCGGCCGCCGCGCCAAGGGCACCTAATCCGACAATCGATGCAACATCACGACGTGTAAGCATTGGGATCAATCGCTCTTCTGCTTGGATGGAGTTCCGCCAGGCGTTCTTAGCAAGGTGCTCCCAGCGGCGAAAGCACAGCCTATCGGCTGGGCAGACCGATAATTGCCCGGATGATGGGCAGTATCCAGTCGTTCGCGCGCATAGCCGCTTGCTTTCCGCTTCCTTTGGCCCCAAATAGGCACCGGGAGATTGGCGGTGGACGAGCCACTCGCCAACCGGGTCAGGTCCGGAAGGAAGCAGCCCTAACGAGGTCCGGATCGGGTCGCTCGTCAGTCTCCTACCTGTTTTTCCGAGCGAACCAGCGCCGGCGGGCTCCCCGCCAGCGCGCTCCTTTCCGCAAAAGCCGGCCGAGAGAGATTTCATTGCGGATCGACCGATGACCGACGCTGGCGCCCCTCCCAATCCTGACAGCGCCGGCCAAGCCGGCAACACGCCCTACCGGGTTCTGGCGCGCAAATACCGCCCTTCCTCATTCGACGATCTGATCGGCCAGGAGGCCGTGGTCCGCACCGTCTCCAACGCGTTCGAGACCGGGCGCATCCCGCAGGCCTGGATCCTCACCGGCGTCCGCGGTGTTGGCAAGACCACCACCGCGCGCATTCTTGCCCGTGCACTCAACTATGAGATGCCTGATGGTTCGGTGAAGGGGCCGACCATCCACATGCCCTCGCTGGGCGTGCACTGCCAGGCGATCATGGAAAGCCGGCACATGGACGTGCTGGAGATGGACGCGGCCTCACACACCGGCGTCGACGACGTCCGCCAGATCAATGACAGCGTGCGTTATGCCCCCGCCAGCGCCCGCTACAAGGTCTACATCATCGACGAAGTCCACATGCTGTCGACGGCGGCGTTCAACGCCTTCCTGAAGACGCTGGAGGAGCCGCCGGAGCACGCCAAATTCGTGTTCGCCACGACCGAGATCCGCAAGGTTCCGGTCACCGTGCTGTCGCGCTGCCAGCGCTTCGACCTGCGCCGCGTCGAGGCCGATGTGCTGATGAAGCACCTCGCCAACATCGCGGCGAAGGAAAGCGTCGAGATCGAACCGGAGGCGCTCGGCATCATCGCGCGCGCCGCCGAAGGCTCGGTGCGCGATTCGCTGTCGCTGCTCGACCAGACGATCGCGCATGCGGCGGGCCAGGTGAAAGCCGACGCGGTCAGGCAGATGCTGGGCCTTGCCGACCGCACCCGCGTCATCGACCTTTTCGAGTCGCTGGCGCGCGGCGACATCGCGGCCGCCTTCAAGGAGTTCCGCGACCAGTACGATGTGGGCGCCGATCCGGTCGTGGTGCTCTCGGACCTCGCCGAATTCGTCAATTTCGTCACCCGGGTGAAGGTGATTCCGGCGGTGGCCGACAATGTCGCCTATGGCGAGACCGAGCGGGTTCGCGCGCGGGACTTCGCCTCGAAGATCTCGATGCGGGTGCTGTCGCGGATGTGGCAGATGCTGCTCAAGGGCATCACCGAGGTACAGGCCGCAACGCGCCCCGCCGCCGCGGCCGAGATGGTTTTGGTGCGTATCGCCTATGTGGCCGACCTGCCGACGCCGGACGAAGCCATCAGGATGCTGGAGCAGAACGGTGGCGGCTCGCCGGTCGTGAACGGCGGGGGAGCTGCGCGCAGCGCGCCGGGTGCGCCGATGGCTTCGGCGGTCCCGGTCACGTCTGCGCCCGTGCGTATGCCGACGTCATCGCCGTCTTCGTTCGGTGGTGGTGCACGGCCGCAGATGGCTGCCCCCGCGCCGGCCCCGCAAGGCACTGCGCCCCAGCTGCGCATCACGAGCTTCACCCAGCTCGTCGCGCTCGCCGGCCAGAAGCGCGACATCATGACCAAGAGCGCGCTCGAAGGCGACATGCGCCTGGTTCGTTTCGAGGAGGGGCGGCTGGAAGTCGCGCTCGAGCCCAACGCCTCCAAGACCATGATCTCGGAGCTTGCGAGGAAATTCGAGCTGTGGACCGGCCGCCGCTGGACCGTGGTCGTCTCCAACGAGCAGGGCCAGCCGACGTTGCGCTCGGTGAACCAGGCGGCGAAGCAGGAGCATGCCCGCACCGCCGAGGCCGATCCGCGCGTGCAGGAGGTGCTGTCGCGTTTCCCCGGCGCGAAAGTCGTCGAGGTCCGCAGGCTTGCCCCCGAGACGCCGGAAACCAATATTAACGCCGACTATGGCAGTGACGATCCGCCGGCCGGTTTCGACGGCGACGACGATCTCTGAGCCTCTTTCAAGGACATCGAGCTATGGCTGATTTTCTCGGCATGATGAAGCAGGCGGCGCAGCTGCAATCCAAGATGCAGGAGATGCAGGACCAGCTCTCGAGCGTCGAGGTCGAGGGCATTTCCGGCGGCGGCCTCGTCGCCGTGCGCATGACCGCCAAGATGGACGTCAAGAGCATCAATATCGATCCCTTGCTGATGAAGGCTGAAGAGCGCGAGGTGCTGGAAGACCTGCTCGTCACCGCGCTCGCCGATGCCCGCCGCAAGGCGGAAACGGCGGTGCAGGAGAAGATGCAGTCGCTCACGGGCGGGCTCGGCCTGCCGCCGGGGTTGTTCGGCCAGTAAGATGGGCGCGGTTGCAGGTCCTGAGATCGAGCGGCTGGTCCAGCTGCTCGCACGGCTGCCGGGCCTCGGCCCGCGCTCAGCGCGGCGCGCGGCGCTGCACCTGATCAAGAAGCGCGAAGCGCTGATGATGCCGCTATCGTCGGCGCTCCAGGTTGCGCTCGACAAGGTCGAGGTCTGCAAGACCTGCGGCAACATCGACACGCAAAACCCCTGCACCGTCTGCACGGATCCGAAGCGCGATCCATCCATCATCGTCGTCGTCGCCGACGTCGCCGACCTCTGGGCGCTGGAGCGCGCCAATGCCACCCAGGGGCGCTATCATGTGCTGGGCGCGACATTGTCGCCGCTCGACGGCGTCGGCCCGCAGGACCTCACCATCGACGCGCTGGTGGCGCGCGCGCATGACCAGCAGGTGCATGAGATCATCCTGGCGCTCAATGCGACGGTGGACGGCCAGACCACGGCGCACTACATCACCGACCTGCTTCAGGACGCCAATGTGAAGGTGACGCGCCTCGCCCACGGAGTTCCCGTCGGCGGCGAGCTTGATTATCTCGATGAAGGTACGCTATCGGCTGCGATGCGGCAGCGCACCCTGTTCTAGAGCGTTTTCGAGCGAAGTGGATACCGGTTCGCGTGAAGAAAACGCGTCAAAACAAGAATTCCCATCCAGACTTTACGGAACGGACGACATGACGAAACTTTTCGCCACACGCTCGGCTTTGGTCGCGACGATGATGATTCTGGTGACCCCGGCCATTTCCGCGCAGCAGGGCGACGAGACCCCGCCGTCCAAGCCCGGCAAGCCGATCAACACCGGCGACGTCCTGTCGGGCGAGCTGAACGCGATGAAGGTGCGCGACGTCAAGAACGGCAAGCGCGTCGCCACCTATCAGATCACGTCCGAGCCGCGCCGGCTGCCGCCGCCGAACGGGCTGTGCAATCTCGAGACCGGTCCCGAGACCTTCCAGCTCGTCACCTCCAGCGACGCGCAGGCCACGCAGCTGAAATCCTTCGTCGGCAAGGAGATCTCGGTCAAGGTCGACGAGATCGCCTGCGCCAGCGACGCCGGCCAGATGAGCGAGGCCGTGATCACGAAGTGGAGCCTGATCAAGAAGCAGTAGGGGCGCGACGCTCCGCTGCCTCGCCGTCACGGCAATGACGAGGGCAGCGTCACACCCGCACCGGCCCGAGCGCTTCGAAATGCCCGCGCTTCTGCAAATACGCCAGCAGCATCAAGCTCGGGATGGCGGCGAGGACGGAGATCGCGAAGAACATCGGCCAACCCGTCTCTTTCGCGAGGTACCCCGCGCCCGACGATAAATAGGTCCGTCCCACGGCGGCGAGCGCCGTTAGCAGCGCATACTGAGTCGCGGTATGCAGCGGGTTCTGGCACAGCGCCGAGAGATAGGCGACGAAGATCACGGTGCCGATGGCGTTGCAGAAATTGTCGGAGGTGATGGCGAGGGTCAGCGCCCATTCGTTGACGCCGACCAGCGCCAGCCACGAGAACGACAAATTGGACATCGCCTGCACGATGCCGCCGATCCACAGGCTGGTGGCCAGCGAATAACGCCGGGCCACGAAGCCGCCGGCAAAACCGCCCGCCAATGTCGCGATGATACCGACTCCCTTGACGATCACGGCGTAGTCGTTGCGCGTGAAGCCGATGTCGATGACGAACGGCACGGTCATGTTGCCGGAAAACGCGTCGGTGAATTTGAACAGCACGACGAAGGCAAGCGCGGTCCATGCTTCCTTTCGCTGCAAGAACTCTGAGAACGCGCCCAGCGCGGCATGGAACACCCGCGTGAGGGCGCCATCGTCCCGCGTGACCGCCTCGGCACGCGCGGATTGTGCCGGCTCGGTGGCGGCCAGTGCAGTCACCGTGCCGATCAGCACCATGGCCGCCATCACCACATAGCCCCACATCCAGGCGGCGCCACGCGGGACGACCGCCTCGAAACCGGTGACGATGAACAAGGCGCCCGCAGTCGATACCAACATGCCGATGCGGTAAGCCGCGACATAGGCGGCCATGCCGGCGGCCTGCTCGCTTTCGGGCAGGCTCTCGACGCGGAAGGCGTCGACGACGATGTCCTGGGTCGAGGACATCGTCGCGACCAGGAGCGCGCCCAGCGCGACGAGCAGCGGCGAGCGCGCCGGATCGGTCAGCGCCAGCAGCAGAATCGCGCCGATCAGCAGCAGCTGCGAAAACACCAGCCAGCCGCGGCGGCGTCCGAAGGCATGCGTGAAGAACGGGACATGCAGCGCGTCGACCAGCGGCGCCCACAGGAACTTGAGCGTGTACGGCGTTCCAACCAGCGCGAACAGCCCGATCGTTCCGAGATCGACCCCGGCCTCGGCCATCCACACCAGCAGCGTCGATCCCGACAGCGCCAGCGGCAGCCCCGAGGAAAAGCCGAGGAACAGCACGATCAGCACCCGCGGCTGCAGGTACACGGCAAGGCTATCGCGCCAGGAGGGCGCAGGCGCGGAAGCCACGGCGGAGGAGGTCGCGTCGGGTGCGGTCATGGGGCGGTGTTAGCAGATTCTGGCCGCGATGCCTCTGCCACAAAGCTCGTCATGCCCGGGCTTGTCCCGGGCATCCACGTTCTTGATGCAATGTGGCAATACGTGGATGGCCGGGACGAGCCCGGCCATGACGGCGCCGAATCACTCCCCCGCCTGGAGCTTCCGCGGAAACAGCTCCGCTGCCCCCGTCGCCACCAGGCGCGGGCCTTCCGCATCGCTCTTGCTGAAATCGAGTTCTTCTATCCGTCCGGCGCGCTTCTCGATCTTGTCGGCGGAGATCAGGATCTGGCGGACGTCCTCGTTCGCGTCGGCAAAGTGCTTCTGCAATTTCAATACGCGGTCGCGCAGGCGGCCGAGGTCGTCGCCGAGCTTGATCACTTCAGTCTGGATCTGGTCGGCGGCATCGCGCATGCGCGCGTCCTTCATGATCTGCTGCATCACCTGGATCGCGAGCATCAGGAGCGAGGGCGACACCAGCACGACGCGGGCGCGATAGGCCTTCTGGATCACGTCGTCGAAGCCGTCATGGATCTCCGCGTAGACCGATTCCGACGGCACGAACATCAGCGCCATCTCCTGGGTCTCGCCGGCGACGAGATATTTCTCGGCGATGTCGCTGACATGCTTCATCACGTCGCCGCGCAGGCGCTGCGTGGCGATGCGCTTCTCCTCGTCGGTGCGGGCGTCGTGCAGCGCCGTCATCGCTTCCAGCGGAAACTTCGCGTCGATGCAGAGCGGGCGCTGGTCCGGTAGGAACACGACGCAGTCGGGCCGCTTGCCGGTCGAGAGCGTGAACTGGAACTCGTAGGAGCCTTTCGGCAGGCCGTCCTGGACGATCGCCTCCATCCGCGCCTGGCCGAAGGCGCCGCGCGACTGCTTGTTGGCGAGCACGTCGCGCAAGGTCGTCACCTGCGTGGTGAGGTCGGTGAGGTTCTTGTGCGCGCTGTCGATGATGCCGAGCCGCTCATGCAACGCGCGCAGGCTCTCCATGGTGTTGCGGGTGGAGTGTTCCATGGACTGGCCGACGCGGTGCGTCACCGAGTCCAGCCGCTCGTTGACCGCGCGCGCCATCTCGGCCTGACGTCCCGCCAACGCCTGGGTCATGGCATCGACCCGGCCCGAGGACTCGCTCTGGGCCCGCAGCACCTCGCTGAGGCGCTCCTCGAGCTCGTCAGCCCGGATCGCATGCGCCATCGCGAGTTCCGCGCCACGCCGGCCGGAGCGTGCGATCACCACCGCGATCACCACCGCGATCACCACCAGGAGGATGAGAACGAGCGCGCCGAAGCCGATTAGCGCGTCGATCGTGCGTACCGGCCAGTCGCCAGCCATGAAAATGATCTCGTTCATGCGTGCCCTTCTAGCCGATTCGCACGCGAACGCGAACGAAGAGGGAACGGCGACCGTTAACGAGCCACTAATTTTTATGGTTAATGAAAGCTGAAGATTTATGGTTAGCGAAGGGTTAACGGAGTTCCTCGCTGGATTGACCGCATCCGGCGCGCAGCTTAAATCGCGGCCATGGCCCTCAGAGAAATCATCATCCTGCCCGACAAGCAGCTGCGTCTGGTCTCCAAGCCGATCGAGAAGGTCACGCCGGAGATCCGCAAGCTTGCCGACGACATGTTCGAGACCATGTACGACGCGCCCGGCATCGGCCTTGCAGCGATCCAGGTCGCGCAGCCGCTGCGGCTTATCACCATGGACCTCGCCAAGCGCGACGAGGACGGCGAGACCAGGCACCAGCCGCGCGTCTTCATCAACCCGGAGATCATCGCCTCCTCCGAGGAGCTGTCGGTTTACGAGGAAGGCTGCCTGTCGATCCCCGAATATTACGAGGAGGTCGAGCGTCCCGCGAAGGTGCGCGTGCGTTTCCTCGACCTCGACGGCAAGGTGCACGAGGAGGACGCCGAGGGCCTCTACGCCACCTGCATCCAGCACGAGATCGACCATCTCAACGGCGTCCTGTTCGTCGACTATCTGTCGAAGCTCAAGCGCGACCGGGTGATGAAGAAGTTCGAGAAGGCCGCCAAGCGCGCGGGGTAATCAAATCCTCCGCCGTCATGCCCGGGCTTGTCCCGGGCATCCACGTTCTCTAGCGCCGCGGGCAGGAGAACGTGGATGGCCGGGACAAGCCCGGCCATGACGAGTAACCTTGCTCGCGTCCGAGGATTGTCTCGCCCCATGCCCCTCCGCCTGATCTTCATGGGCACGCCCGATTTCTCCGTGCCGACGCTGCTCGAGCTGGTCGCGCATGGCCACGAGATCGTAGCCGTCTACACCCGCGCGCCGAAGCCGGGCGGGCGGCGCGGCCTGCAATTGCAGCCGACCCCGGTCGAGGACGCCGCGCGAAAGCTCGGCGTTCCCGTGCTGACGCCGAAGACGTTGAAGACGCCGGAAGCGCTGGATGAGTTTCGTGCGTTCGATGCCGATGCGGCCGTCGTCGTCGCCTATGGCATGATCCTGCCGCAGGCGATCCTCGATACGCCTCGGCTCGGCTGCTACAATCTGCACGCTTCGCTCTTGCCGCGCTGGCGTGGCGCCGCGCCCATCAACCGCGCCATCATGGCGGGCGACGCCGAGAGCGGCGTGATGGTGATGAAGATGGATGTCGGCTTGGATACCGGCGACGTCGCCATGGCCGAGCGTCTTGCGATCACGGATAATATGACCGCAGCTGACCTGCACGACCGTCTCTCCCGGTTGGGCGCCGATCTCATGGTGCGTGCGATGGCCGCGCTGGATCGCGGCGGGCTCCAGCTCAAGAAGCAGAGCGAGGAGGGTGTCACCTACGCTGCCAAGATCGACAAGGCCGAGGCGCGGATCGACTGGACCAAGCCTGCGCGCGCGGTGCTGCGCCACATCCACGGCCTGTCGCCGTTCCCCGGCGCCTGGGCGGAGCTTGCAGGCGTCAGCGAGAATGCGCGTGTGAAAATCCTGCGCTGCGAGCTGGCGAAAGGTGCGGGCGCACCGGGCGAAGTGCTCGACGACCACCTTACCATCGCCTGCGGCGAGGGCGCCATCCGCATCATCGAGCTGCAGCGCGAAGGCAAAGCCCGCATGCAGGTCGCGGACTTCCTGCACGGCGTGCCGCTGAAGGCGGGAGCGAAGTTCACGTGACACTGTCATACCCCGCGAAGGCGGGGTATCCAGTACGCCGAGGCTTCTCGGTCTAACGGATAAGCCTCGGCGTACTGGATCGCCCGGTCAAGCCGGGCGATGACACCACCCGGATTGAGATGCCCCGCTACAAGCTCACCATCGAATATGACGGCGCGCCGTTCTTCGGCTGGCAGATCCAGGACACGCTGCCCTCGGTGCAGGGTGCACTGGAAACCGCGGTCAAGGCGATGACCGGCGCCGATCTGCGCGTGCACGGCGCCGGCCGCACCGACGCCGGCGTCCATGCGCTCGGCCAGGTCGCGCATGTCGATATCGCAAAACCGTTTCCGCCGGGTCGGTTTCGCGACGGACTCAACGCGCATCTGCGCCCGCATCCGGTCGCGGTGCTCGAGGCCGAGATCGTTCCCGACACTTTCGAGGCGCGCTTCTCGGCCATCAAGCGCCATTACCGCTACCGCATCGTCAACACCCGCGCCAATCTCGCCCTCGACGTCGGCCACGCCTGGCGCGTGCCGCGACGGCTCGACAGCGACGCGATGCATGCGGCCGCGCAGCGTCTGCTCGGCAAGCACGATTTCACCACGTTCCGCGACACCGAGTGCCAGGCCAAATCGCCGGAGAAGACGCTCGACCAGCTCGATGTTGTGCGCGACGGCCGCGAGATCACGATCATCACCTCCGCGCGCTCGTTCCTGCACAGCCAGGTGCGCTCGATGGTGGGCTCGCTGGTCTGGGTCGGCGAGGGCCGCTGGACACCCGACGATCTCTCCGCCGCTCTCGCCGCCCGCAACCGCGCCGCCTGCGGCATCGTCGCCCCGCCGGAGGGACTGTATCTGGTGAAGGTGGATTATTAGAGCCTGATGCCGCCTCCCTCGTCATGGCCGGGCTCGTCCCGGCCATCCACGATCTTTCTTACCAGCCGGGGCAAAGAACGTGGATGCCCGGGACAAGCCCGGGCATGACGGCGGAATGTTTGGCGATGACGAGGCTAAGCAAAAT
This genomic stretch from Bradyrhizobium daqingense harbors:
- a CDS encoding amino acid ABC transporter permease — translated: MYQWDFGILWSYRWLFLNGLGVTVGFTVVIVVCGLLFGLLGAFGSLSRFRALRLAALAFIEAFRCTPILVQLIWFYYALPILAGVEMTPITASALALSLYGGSFYSEIIRGGIISIDRGQSEAGAALGMTPIQTMRRIVLPQAIKRMIPALMNQSIIQFKNTSLVSVLAVPDLVYQSQVAAHDSYRPLETYTAVAVAYAAILIPLTILVRRGEKRLAVSE
- the truA gene encoding tRNA pseudouridine(38-40) synthase TruA, whose amino-acid sequence is MPRYKLTIEYDGAPFFGWQIQDTLPSVQGALETAVKAMTGADLRVHGAGRTDAGVHALGQVAHVDIAKPFPPGRFRDGLNAHLRPHPVAVLEAEIVPDTFEARFSAIKRHYRYRIVNTRANLALDVGHAWRVPRRLDSDAMHAAAQRLLGKHDFTTFRDTECQAKSPEKTLDQLDVVRDGREITIITSARSFLHSQVRSMVGSLVWVGEGRWTPDDLSAALAARNRAACGIVAPPEGLYLVKVDY
- a CDS encoding DNA recombination protein RmuC, with product MNEIIFMAGDWPVRTIDALIGFGALVLILLVVIAVVIAVVIARSGRRGAELAMAHAIRADELEERLSEVLRAQSESSGRVDAMTQALAGRQAEMARAVNERLDSVTHRVGQSMEHSTRNTMESLRALHERLGIIDSAHKNLTDLTTQVTTLRDVLANKQSRGAFGQARMEAIVQDGLPKGSYEFQFTLSTGKRPDCVVFLPDQRPLCIDAKFPLEAMTALHDARTDEEKRIATQRLRGDVMKHVSDIAEKYLVAGETQEMALMFVPSESVYAEIHDGFDDVIQKAYRARVVLVSPSLLMLAIQVMQQIMKDARMRDAADQIQTEVIKLGDDLGRLRDRVLKLQKHFADANEDVRQILISADKIEKRAGRIEELDFSKSDAEGPRLVATGAAELFPRKLQAGE
- a CDS encoding transporter substrate-binding domain-containing protein; this translates as MLTRRDVASIVGLGALGAAAAGTLAAPAVAQTADPNESTFARIRRTKKMRIGAVGGGAPYYMKDLSSGQWKGFYIDIAKGLADDMEAELEITETTWGNSVLDLQANKIDIFFGLNPTPKRALVVDFSVPVFNNAFAILCKKDFKPKSWAELNSPDIKIAVDQGSSHDQVVSRLTPKAQITRLKTADEATAALQTGRVDAQCLITMLSLTVLKKNPSLGQLVLPTPIFATTSNAGFRREADKTWRDYVNTWIDFNKGLGFIRNAIITNMELVGVTEADIPPGVSL
- a CDS encoding YbaB/EbfC family nucleoid-associated protein; the encoded protein is MADFLGMMKQAAQLQSKMQEMQDQLSSVEVEGISGGGLVAVRMTAKMDVKSINIDPLLMKAEEREVLEDLLVTALADARRKAETAVQEKMQSLTGGLGLPPGLFGQ
- the fmt gene encoding methionyl-tRNA formyltransferase; the encoded protein is MPLRLIFMGTPDFSVPTLLELVAHGHEIVAVYTRAPKPGGRRGLQLQPTPVEDAARKLGVPVLTPKTLKTPEALDEFRAFDADAAVVVAYGMILPQAILDTPRLGCYNLHASLLPRWRGAAPINRAIMAGDAESGVMVMKMDVGLDTGDVAMAERLAITDNMTAADLHDRLSRLGADLMVRAMAALDRGGLQLKKQSEEGVTYAAKIDKAEARIDWTKPARAVLRHIHGLSPFPGAWAELAGVSENARVKILRCELAKGAGAPGEVLDDHLTIACGEGAIRIIELQREGKARMQVADFLHGVPLKAGAKFT
- the recR gene encoding recombination mediator RecR, producing the protein MGAVAGPEIERLVQLLARLPGLGPRSARRAALHLIKKREALMMPLSSALQVALDKVEVCKTCGNIDTQNPCTVCTDPKRDPSIIVVVADVADLWALERANATQGRYHVLGATLSPLDGVGPQDLTIDALVARAHDQQVHEIILALNATVDGQTTAHYITDLLQDANVKVTRLAHGVPVGGELDYLDEGTLSAAMRQRTLF
- a CDS encoding amino acid ABC transporter ATP-binding protein, translated to MSETPKIEIRSLRKSFGSNEVLKNINLDVAKGGVVALIGPSGSGKSTLLRCINLLVVPDGGSVRVGDTRFAFGDGTKLPDVKTLAKFRATTGMVFQHFNLFPHMTTLQNVMEGPVTVRRMAKADAEKLARAQLAKVGLAEKADQYPATLSGGQKQRVAIARALAMEPDVMLFDEATSALDPELVGEVLNVIQQLASEGMTMVIVTHEIAFAREVADRLIFMRDGVVVEEGPARQVIDNPKEAATRTFLSHFHRTGALSPATTAS
- the def gene encoding peptide deformylase, whose amino-acid sequence is MALREIIILPDKQLRLVSKPIEKVTPEIRKLADDMFETMYDAPGIGLAAIQVAQPLRLITMDLAKRDEDGETRHQPRVFINPEIIASSEELSVYEEGCLSIPEYYEEVERPAKVRVRFLDLDGKVHEEDAEGLYATCIQHEIDHLNGVLFVDYLSKLKRDRVMKKFEKAAKRAG
- a CDS encoding DNA polymerase III subunit gamma/tau, with the protein product MTDAGAPPNPDSAGQAGNTPYRVLARKYRPSSFDDLIGQEAVVRTVSNAFETGRIPQAWILTGVRGVGKTTTARILARALNYEMPDGSVKGPTIHMPSLGVHCQAIMESRHMDVLEMDAASHTGVDDVRQINDSVRYAPASARYKVYIIDEVHMLSTAAFNAFLKTLEEPPEHAKFVFATTEIRKVPVTVLSRCQRFDLRRVEADVLMKHLANIAAKESVEIEPEALGIIARAAEGSVRDSLSLLDQTIAHAAGQVKADAVRQMLGLADRTRVIDLFESLARGDIAAAFKEFRDQYDVGADPVVVLSDLAEFVNFVTRVKVIPAVADNVAYGETERVRARDFASKISMRVLSRMWQMLLKGITEVQAATRPAAAAEMVLVRIAYVADLPTPDEAIRMLEQNGGGSPVVNGGGAARSAPGAPMASAVPVTSAPVRMPTSSPSSFGGGARPQMAAPAPAPQGTAPQLRITSFTQLVALAGQKRDIMTKSALEGDMRLVRFEEGRLEVALEPNASKTMISELARKFELWTGRRWTVVVSNEQGQPTLRSVNQAAKQEHARTAEADPRVQEVLSRFPGAKVVEVRRLAPETPETNINADYGSDDPPAGFDGDDDL
- a CDS encoding AmpG family muropeptide MFS transporter, with the protein product MTAPDATSSAVASAPAPSWRDSLAVYLQPRVLIVLFLGFSSGLPLALSGSTLLVWMAEAGVDLGTIGLFALVGTPYTLKFLWAPLVDALHVPFFTHAFGRRRGWLVFSQLLLIGAILLLALTDPARSPLLVALGALLVATMSSTQDIVVDAFRVESLPESEQAAGMAAYVAAYRIGMLVSTAGALFIVTGFEAVVPRGAAWMWGYVVMAAMVLIGTVTALAATEPAQSARAEAVTRDDGALTRVFHAALGAFSEFLQRKEAWTALAFVVLFKFTDAFSGNMTVPFVIDIGFTRNDYAVIVKGVGIIATLAGGFAGGFVARRYSLATSLWIGGIVQAMSNLSFSWLALVGVNEWALTLAITSDNFCNAIGTVIFVAYLSALCQNPLHTATQYALLTALAAVGRTYLSSGAGYLAKETGWPMFFAISVLAAIPSLMLLAYLQKRGHFEALGPVRV